A single region of the Syngnathus acus chromosome 6, fSynAcu1.2, whole genome shotgun sequence genome encodes:
- the c6h12orf29 gene encoding uncharacterized protein C12orf29 homolog, with protein sequence MRRLGSVQQKVSCVFMTEVKDEPSRKRDCQPFNMVATTMLNPAVVEADINSALATEKLDGTCCYVTHYKGKLHLWARLDRKANKQAEKRFKKYQYSHRSTKGFTWNLEEDFKTVPDTWIPAHRVKHHNGQPVPDEHGHIPGWVPVEDGIKQYCWHSSVVDYGVGTVLLLRPVATNDYDTLEIAAVPLTDLQEQTLELIGTNINGNPYGLGSKKQPIHLLVSHGSVRVQNPPPVDFQQLYSWFRSSDEGLVEGIVWHCGDGSLFKVHRHHLGLEWPAEDTYLGNKSVVVHVGGTTVAAGDGSKSLFVSMSHLNGRCFSRLRDIHFDL encoded by the exons ATGCGACGTCTTGGCTCAGTCCAGCAGAAAgtatcttgtgtttttatgaCGGAAGTCAAAGATGAACCGTCCAGAAAACGTGACTGCCAA ccATTCAACATGGTCGCCACTACTATGTTAAACCCCGCTGTAGTGGAAGCAGACATAAACAGCGCACTGGCCACAGAGAAACTGGACGGCACCTGTTGCTATGTTACACACTACAAAG GGAAACTGCACCTCTGGGCTCGACTGGACAGGAAAGCCAATAAACAAGCAGAGAAGAGATTCAAGAAATACCAATACTCTCACAGGAGCACCAAAG GTTTTACGTGGAATCTAGAAGAGGACTTTAAAACGGTGCCGGACACGTGGATCCCGGCTCACCGGGTCAAACATCACAACGGTCAGCCTGTCCCCGATGAACATGGACACATTCCAG GTTGGGTTCCGGTAGAAGATGGCATCAAGCAGTACTGTTGGCACTCGTCCGTGGTGGATTATGGCGTGGGGACTGTGCTGCTGCTCCGTCCTGTTGCCACCAACGACTACGACACGTTGGAAATAGCCGCTGTGCCGCTAACAGACCTCCAAGAACAAACTCTGGAGCTTATCGGGACCAACATCAATGGAAACCCTTATG GCCTGGGAAGCAAGAAGCAACCCATCCACTTGCTGGTATCCCACGGGAGCGTCCGCGTCCAAAACCCGCCACCGGTGGACTTCCAGCAGCTCTACTCGTGGTTCCGCAGCAGCGACGAGGGCCTAGTGGAGGGTATTGTGTGGCATTGCGGCGACGGCTCGCTCTTTAAG GTTCACCGCCACCACCTGGGCCTGGAGTGGCCAGCAGAGGACACTTACTTGGGCAACAAGTCGGTGGTGGTCCACGTAGGTGGGACAACGGTCGCAGCCGGCGACGGTAGCAAGAGTCTGTTTGTGTCAATGTCCCACCTCAATGGACGCTGTTTCAGCCGCCTACGTGACATCCACTTTGACTTGTGA
- the lyve1b gene encoding lymphatic vessel endothelial hyaluronic receptor 1b isoform X1 — translation MVVVVTGSNMLTCLLTLTLTSALLKGIQINALCLVMIVSWLHEYKEMLFETLLGDDRTIRIRIGIDTGFCGVSYCLSVVFGVSKGQSAAGVFLLIEGGGYTFNFTAALAACHSRHATMATVANMEEALRHGLQTCKFGWVTEQVAVIPRLTASDRCGKGKTGLIRWNAGTDQAFAVFCINATATTPTSNSSTTSAPSPTTAVKTSPTSHQVPISTTTSPSLTHHPSSSSLASSAHALPSHVITSWPTSSSSRSSFTSTPTHASNQQTQRPVKAPLRVVWMVFIVLGIVFLMVTVAGVSCYYYKLKSGSCRSQVLQGDDVEAEMWKPTDSRTNLHRALNDYVEEEDEDEEQSNTKFSSDIMLCVNPQMRNITVS, via the exons ATGGTGGTAGTGGTGACCGGTTCCAACATGTTGACTTGCTTATTGACGCTGACGCTCACCTCGGCGCTCCTCAAAGGTATCCAGATAAATGCGTTGTGCTTGGTGATGATTGTGTCATGGCTGCATGAATATAAAGAGATGCTTTTTGAAACTTTATTGG GTGATGACCGAACAATAAGAATCAGAATTGGGATCGATACCGGATTTTGTGGAGTGTCATATTGTCTATCTGTTGTGTTTGGAGTCTCCAAAGGTCAGAGCGCCGCTGGAGTTTTCCTGCTTATTGAAGGCGGAGGTTACACCTTCAACTTTACCGCTGCACTCGCCGCTTGTCACTCGCGTCACGCCACCATGGCGACCGTTGCAAACATGGAGGAGGCACTGCGACATGGACTGCAGACCTGCAA GTTTGGCTGGGTGACGGAACAGGTGGCTGTCATCCCGCGACTTACAGCGAGCGATAGGTGCGGAAAGGGCAAAACGGGATTGATCAGGTGGAACGCCGGGACGGATCAGGCTTTCGCCGTCTTCTGCATCAATGCAACAG CCACCACACCAACGTCCAACTCTTCCACAACATCGGCACCTTCACCAACTACAGCCGTCAAAACGTCCCCAACGTCCCACCAAGTCCCTAtctccaccaccacctctCCATCTCTTACCCAccatccctcctcctcctccttggccTCTTCAGCCCATGCTCTTCCGTCTCATGTCATCACTTCATGGCccacttcctcttcctcccgcTCATCCTTCACCTCGACTCCGACTCATGCTTCCAATCAGCAAACCCAGAGACCCGTCAAGGCCCCCTTGAGAG TTGTTTGGATGGTGTTCATTGTCCTCGGCATAGTATTCCTAATGGTGACAGTGGCCGGGGTGTCGTGTTACTACTACAAACT GAAAAGTGGGTCCTGTAGGTCGCAGGTCCTGCAGGGGGATGATGTGGAGGCAGAGATGTGGAAGCCCACAGACAGCCGCACCAACCTTCACAGAGCACTCAATGACtatgtggaggaggaggatgaagacgaGGAGCAAAGCAATACAAAGTTTTCCAGTGATATCATGTTATGTGTGAACCCACAAATGAGAAACATCACAGTGTCATAA
- the lyve1b gene encoding lymphatic vessel endothelial hyaluronic receptor 1b isoform X2, translating into MVVVVTGSNMLTCLLTLTLTSALLKVSKGQSAAGVFLLIEGGGYTFNFTAALAACHSRHATMATVANMEEALRHGLQTCKFGWVTEQVAVIPRLTASDRCGKGKTGLIRWNAGTDQAFAVFCINATATTPTSNSSTTSAPSPTTAVKTSPTSHQVPISTTTSPSLTHHPSSSSLASSAHALPSHVITSWPTSSSSRSSFTSTPTHASNQQTQRPVKAPLRVVWMVFIVLGIVFLMVTVAGVSCYYYKLKSGSCRSQVLQGDDVEAEMWKPTDSRTNLHRALNDYVEEEDEDEEQSNTKFSSDIMLCVNPQMRNITVS; encoded by the exons ATGGTGGTAGTGGTGACCGGTTCCAACATGTTGACTTGCTTATTGACGCTGACGCTCACCTCGGCGCTCCTCAAAG TCTCCAAAGGTCAGAGCGCCGCTGGAGTTTTCCTGCTTATTGAAGGCGGAGGTTACACCTTCAACTTTACCGCTGCACTCGCCGCTTGTCACTCGCGTCACGCCACCATGGCGACCGTTGCAAACATGGAGGAGGCACTGCGACATGGACTGCAGACCTGCAA GTTTGGCTGGGTGACGGAACAGGTGGCTGTCATCCCGCGACTTACAGCGAGCGATAGGTGCGGAAAGGGCAAAACGGGATTGATCAGGTGGAACGCCGGGACGGATCAGGCTTTCGCCGTCTTCTGCATCAATGCAACAG CCACCACACCAACGTCCAACTCTTCCACAACATCGGCACCTTCACCAACTACAGCCGTCAAAACGTCCCCAACGTCCCACCAAGTCCCTAtctccaccaccacctctCCATCTCTTACCCAccatccctcctcctcctccttggccTCTTCAGCCCATGCTCTTCCGTCTCATGTCATCACTTCATGGCccacttcctcttcctcccgcTCATCCTTCACCTCGACTCCGACTCATGCTTCCAATCAGCAAACCCAGAGACCCGTCAAGGCCCCCTTGAGAG TTGTTTGGATGGTGTTCATTGTCCTCGGCATAGTATTCCTAATGGTGACAGTGGCCGGGGTGTCGTGTTACTACTACAAACT GAAAAGTGGGTCCTGTAGGTCGCAGGTCCTGCAGGGGGATGATGTGGAGGCAGAGATGTGGAAGCCCACAGACAGCCGCACCAACCTTCACAGAGCACTCAATGACtatgtggaggaggaggatgaagacgaGGAGCAAAGCAATACAAAGTTTTCCAGTGATATCATGTTATGTGTGAACCCACAAATGAGAAACATCACAGTGTCATAA
- the lyve1b gene encoding lymphatic vessel endothelial hyaluronic receptor 1b isoform X3: MATVANMEEALRHGLQTCKFGWVTEQVAVIPRLTASDRCGKGKTGLIRWNAGTDQAFAVFCINATATTPTSNSSTTSAPSPTTAVKTSPTSHQVPISTTTSPSLTHHPSSSSLASSAHALPSHVITSWPTSSSSRSSFTSTPTHASNQQTQRPVKAPLRVVWMVFIVLGIVFLMVTVAGVSCYYYKLKSGSCRSQVLQGDDVEAEMWKPTDSRTNLHRALNDYVEEEDEDEEQSNTKFSSDIMLCVNPQMRNITVS, encoded by the exons ATGGCGACCGTTGCAAACATGGAGGAGGCACTGCGACATGGACTGCAGACCTGCAA GTTTGGCTGGGTGACGGAACAGGTGGCTGTCATCCCGCGACTTACAGCGAGCGATAGGTGCGGAAAGGGCAAAACGGGATTGATCAGGTGGAACGCCGGGACGGATCAGGCTTTCGCCGTCTTCTGCATCAATGCAACAG CCACCACACCAACGTCCAACTCTTCCACAACATCGGCACCTTCACCAACTACAGCCGTCAAAACGTCCCCAACGTCCCACCAAGTCCCTAtctccaccaccacctctCCATCTCTTACCCAccatccctcctcctcctccttggccTCTTCAGCCCATGCTCTTCCGTCTCATGTCATCACTTCATGGCccacttcctcttcctcccgcTCATCCTTCACCTCGACTCCGACTCATGCTTCCAATCAGCAAACCCAGAGACCCGTCAAGGCCCCCTTGAGAG TTGTTTGGATGGTGTTCATTGTCCTCGGCATAGTATTCCTAATGGTGACAGTGGCCGGGGTGTCGTGTTACTACTACAAACT GAAAAGTGGGTCCTGTAGGTCGCAGGTCCTGCAGGGGGATGATGTGGAGGCAGAGATGTGGAAGCCCACAGACAGCCGCACCAACCTTCACAGAGCACTCAATGACtatgtggaggaggaggatgaagacgaGGAGCAAAGCAATACAAAGTTTTCCAGTGATATCATGTTATGTGTGAACCCACAAATGAGAAACATCACAGTGTCATAA